A genomic window from Streptomyces broussonetiae includes:
- a CDS encoding DEDDh family exonuclease — MLEDRATVVSSPTQWPATYPKGYAVVDVETTGLARDDRIISAAVYRLDERGEVEDHWYTLVNPERDPGPVWIHGLTSEVLEGAPLFADVAEEFAARLDGRVLVAHNAVFDWQMIAREYARARREAPVRQRLCTIALSKELDLPLPNFKLESLAAHYGVVQQRAHHALDDARVLAEAFQPSLRAAAAGGVRLPLLECRPLTEWSDRPVPRQSSGGYAAYRPDSWRPSRKRPACPFPNPGRYEDGKRLKQGMRVAFSGDTSVDRDLLEDRATEAGLHVASSISRLTSLLVTNDPDSGTSKVVKARQFGTPVLDEAAFGQLLRDVEPADG; from the coding sequence ATGCTCGAAGACCGTGCGACCGTAGTGTCCTCCCCCACCCAGTGGCCGGCCACGTACCCGAAGGGGTACGCGGTCGTTGACGTGGAGACCACCGGCCTGGCCCGGGACGACCGGATCATCTCTGCCGCCGTCTACCGACTGGACGAGCGCGGCGAGGTCGAGGACCACTGGTACACGCTGGTCAACCCGGAGCGCGATCCGGGACCCGTGTGGATACACGGTCTGACGAGCGAGGTGCTCGAAGGGGCGCCGCTGTTCGCGGACGTCGCGGAGGAGTTCGCCGCGCGGCTGGACGGCCGCGTGCTCGTCGCGCACAACGCCGTCTTCGACTGGCAGATGATCGCGCGGGAGTACGCGCGCGCGAGGCGCGAGGCGCCGGTGCGCCAGCGGCTGTGCACCATCGCGCTGTCCAAGGAACTGGACCTGCCGCTGCCCAACTTCAAGCTGGAGTCGCTGGCGGCGCACTACGGCGTCGTACAGCAGCGGGCGCACCACGCGCTGGACGACGCGCGCGTACTGGCGGAGGCGTTCCAGCCCAGCCTGCGGGCCGCGGCAGCGGGTGGCGTACGGCTGCCGCTGCTGGAGTGCCGGCCGCTGACGGAGTGGTCGGACCGCCCGGTGCCCCGGCAGTCGTCCGGCGGCTATGCCGCCTACCGTCCGGACAGTTGGCGCCCGTCCCGGAAGCGGCCCGCCTGCCCCTTCCCCAACCCCGGGCGGTACGAAGACGGCAAACGCCTCAAACAGGGCATGCGGGTGGCGTTCTCCGGAGACACGTCCGTCGACCGCGACCTGCTGGAGGACCGGGCGACCGAGGCCGGACTGCACGTGGCGTCCAGCATTTCCCGGCTGACGAGCCTGCTGGTGACCAACGACCCCGACTCGGGCACGTCCAAGGTGGTCAAGGCGCGGCAGTTCGGCACGCCGGTCCTGGACGAGGCCGCCTTCGGGCAGCTGCTGCGGGACGTCGAGCCGGCCGACGGGTGA
- a CDS encoding acetoacetate decarboxylase family protein, translating to MARARVRYGARTEQEIAATRTASARFPEIWSTGVVAVWETDPDAVAAVLPPPLKPAGHPLVRVNISKVDLPGYPLGAGSFAVFAAHGTVEGWYPLVMPMTHERALTGGREVFGEPKKLGEVTVERDGLAVRASLARHGIAFVEVRGTAVGYLPVPEPARRTDFYFKFLPAVDGSGFDTDPVLVHCVRHEKVRRLEGVTGDVVLRESPYDPVADLPVLRLREITVGEKTSDQSGRVVERVDAQALLPYVHQRYDDPLQAHDAPPEGS from the coding sequence ATGGCACGTGCACGCGTACGGTACGGAGCACGGACCGAGCAGGAGATCGCCGCCACGCGCACCGCGAGCGCGCGGTTTCCCGAGATCTGGTCCACCGGAGTGGTGGCCGTCTGGGAGACCGACCCGGACGCCGTCGCGGCGGTGCTGCCGCCACCCCTCAAACCTGCCGGGCACCCACTCGTGCGGGTGAACATCAGCAAGGTCGACCTGCCCGGATACCCGCTCGGTGCCGGCTCGTTCGCGGTCTTCGCCGCCCACGGCACGGTCGAGGGCTGGTACCCGCTGGTCATGCCGATGACCCACGAGCGCGCCCTCACCGGCGGACGCGAGGTCTTCGGCGAGCCCAAGAAGCTCGGCGAGGTGACGGTCGAGCGCGACGGACTCGCCGTGCGCGCGTCCCTCGCCCGGCACGGCATCGCCTTCGTCGAGGTGCGCGGCACGGCCGTCGGCTACCTGCCCGTGCCCGAGCCCGCCCGCAGGACCGACTTCTACTTCAAGTTCCTTCCCGCCGTGGACGGTTCCGGCTTCGACACCGATCCGGTCCTCGTGCACTGCGTGCGCCACGAGAAGGTACGCCGGCTGGAGGGCGTCACCGGCGACGTCGTCCTGCGCGAGTCGCCGTACGACCCCGTGGCCGACCTTCCGGTGCTGCGCCTGCGCGAGATCACCGTCGGCGAGAAGACCAGCGACCAGAGCGGCAGGGTCGTCGAACGGGTCGACGCCCAGGCCCTGTTGCCCTACGTCCACCAGCGTTACGACGATCCGCTCCAGGCCCACGACGCACCGCCCGAGGGGAGCTGA
- a CDS encoding SDR family oxidoreductase, with product MDLGLKDRVYVVTGATRGLGNAAARELVADGAKVVISGRDEKRVADAAAELGPNALGVAVDNSDAQAPERLIAAAREHFGGFDGVLVSVGGPPPGFVADNTDEQWRDAFESVFLGAVRLARAAAAELEPGGVIGFVLSGSVHEPIPALTISNGLRPGLAGFAKSLADELGPRGIRVLGLLPARIDTDRVRELDGLSADPEATRAANEARIPLRRYGAPEEFGRVAAFLLSPAASYLTGIMVPVDGGMRHGF from the coding sequence ATGGATCTTGGACTGAAGGACCGGGTGTACGTCGTCACCGGGGCGACGCGCGGACTGGGCAACGCCGCCGCGCGGGAACTCGTCGCCGACGGGGCGAAGGTCGTGATCAGCGGCCGGGACGAGAAGCGGGTCGCCGACGCCGCCGCCGAACTGGGCCCGAACGCGCTGGGCGTGGCCGTGGACAACTCCGACGCACAGGCTCCCGAGCGGCTGATCGCGGCCGCCCGCGAGCACTTCGGCGGCTTCGACGGCGTGCTGGTGAGCGTGGGCGGCCCGCCGCCCGGGTTCGTCGCGGACAACACCGACGAGCAGTGGCGGGACGCATTCGAGTCGGTGTTCCTCGGCGCGGTACGGCTCGCGCGGGCGGCGGCGGCCGAGCTGGAGCCGGGTGGGGTGATCGGGTTCGTGCTGTCCGGGTCGGTGCACGAGCCGATCCCCGCGCTGACCATCTCCAACGGGCTGCGACCGGGACTCGCCGGGTTCGCCAAGTCGCTCGCCGACGAGCTGGGGCCGCGAGGGATCCGGGTGCTGGGGCTGCTGCCGGCACGCATCGACACGGACCGCGTGCGGGAGCTGGACGGGCTGTCCGCCGACCCCGAGGCCACCCGCGCCGCGAACGAGGCCCGGATTCCGCTGCGGCGCTACGGGGCGCCCGAGGAGTTCGGCCGGGTCGCGGCCTTCCTGTTGTCTCCGGCGGCCTCCTATCTGACCGGGATCATGGTGCCCGTGGACGGGGGCATGCGGCACGGGTTCTAG
- a CDS encoding enoyl-CoA hydratase/isomerase family protein, whose amino-acid sequence MASPDQDIAPVLDKDGVRLTVDDALATVTLANPAKRNAQSPALWRALAEAGRLLPGSVRVVVLRGEGRSFSAGLDRQMFTPEGIPGEPTFIDLARRDDAGLDASIAEFQEAFTWWRRNDVVSIAAVQGHAIGAGFQLALACDLRVVADDVQFAMRETSLGLVPDLTGTHPLVGLVGYARALEICATGRFVGAEESVASGLANIAVPVEQLDESVRDLAAALLAAPRDAVVETKALLRGAHDRTYDEQRAAERAAQARRLRDLAGAGE is encoded by the coding sequence ATGGCTTCGCCCGACCAGGACATCGCTCCTGTACTCGACAAGGACGGCGTACGGCTCACCGTCGACGACGCGCTCGCCACGGTGACGCTGGCCAACCCGGCCAAGCGCAATGCGCAGAGCCCCGCCCTGTGGCGGGCGCTCGCCGAGGCCGGTCGGCTGCTGCCGGGCTCCGTCCGTGTCGTCGTGCTGCGCGGCGAGGGCAGGTCCTTCTCCGCCGGGCTGGACCGGCAGATGTTCACCCCGGAAGGGATCCCGGGCGAGCCGACCTTCATCGACCTCGCGCGCCGTGACGACGCCGGGCTCGACGCGAGCATCGCCGAGTTCCAGGAGGCGTTCACCTGGTGGCGGCGCAACGACGTGGTGTCCATCGCCGCCGTCCAAGGGCACGCCATCGGTGCCGGCTTCCAGCTCGCGCTCGCGTGCGACCTGCGGGTCGTCGCGGACGACGTGCAGTTCGCCATGCGCGAGACCAGCCTCGGCCTCGTGCCCGACCTGACGGGCACGCATCCGCTGGTCGGTCTCGTCGGGTACGCCCGTGCGCTCGAGATCTGCGCCACCGGACGGTTCGTCGGTGCCGAGGAGTCGGTGGCGTCGGGGCTGGCCAACATCGCCGTGCCCGTTGAGCAACTGGACGAGTCCGTACGGGACTTGGCCGCGGCGCTGTTGGCCGCGCCGCGGGACGCGGTGGTGGAGACCAAGGCGTTGCTGCGCGGTGCCCACGACCGTACCTACGACGAGCAGCGTGCGGCCGAGCGTGCTGCCCAGGCCCGGCGACTCAGGGATCTGGCCGGCGCCGGCGAATGA
- a CDS encoding Asp23/Gls24 family envelope stress response protein encodes MTDMTTTPEDDHEEPLSTRKATRRGGGDPAGRGRTTIADGVVEKIAGLAARDVVGVHAMGSGLARTFGVVRDRVPGGSKSVSRGVKAEVGEVQTALDLEIVVDYGVSITDVARAVRENVIAAVERMTGLEVVEVNIAVSDVKLPEEEDEEPEPRIQ; translated from the coding sequence ATGACCGACATGACGACGACCCCAGAGGACGATCACGAGGAGCCGCTGTCGACCCGCAAGGCCACCCGGCGTGGCGGCGGTGACCCGGCGGGCCGCGGGCGGACGACCATCGCCGACGGCGTGGTGGAGAAGATCGCCGGACTCGCCGCCCGGGACGTGGTCGGCGTCCACGCCATGGGCAGTGGCCTCGCCCGCACCTTCGGCGTCGTGCGCGACCGGGTGCCCGGCGGCTCCAAGTCGGTGTCGCGGGGGGTGAAGGCAGAGGTCGGCGAGGTGCAGACCGCACTCGACCTGGAGATCGTCGTGGACTACGGCGTCTCGATCACCGACGTCGCCCGTGCGGTGCGCGAGAACGTGATCGCCGCCGTGGAACGCATGACCGGGCTCGAGGTCGTCGAGGTCAACATCGCGGTGAGCGACGTCAAGCTGCCCGAGGAGGAGGACGAGGAGCCCGAGCCCCGGATCCAGTGA
- a CDS encoding glycoside hydrolase family 15 protein, with protein sequence MNARIEDYALIGDEQTTALVGRDGSIDWLCLPRFDSGACFAKLLGNEDHGYWRIAPKGQVTSTRRAYRPGTLVLDTEWETAEGAVRVTDLMPQRDRAPDVVRIVAGVSGHVTVRSTLRLRFDYGSIVPWMRRSDGQRVAVAGPDSVWLRTEPHVDMWGEDFGTHSEFTVTKGQQVAFVLTWHPSHEPRPPLIDPHETLRASVRGWRHWSSRCRYDGPYRDLVVRSLITLKALTYAPTGGIVAAATTSLPEEPGGVRNWDYRYCWLRDSTFTLGALLAAGYHREAEAWRDWLLRAVAGDPADLQIMYGLAGERRLPEWELPWLPGFAESTPVRVGNGAVDQLQLDVYGEVMDSLWLARTAGLPNKPHMWAIQRSLMDFLKSAWRQPDEGLWEVRGGRRQFVHSKVMVWVAADRAVRTLEEHPDLQGDLEGWRAMRDEVHREVCEQGYDHRRNTFTQYYGSRELDAALLLIPRVGFLPPDDPRVIGTVDAIRTGLDHGGFTRRYDIDAVGVDGMPGGEGAFLACSFWLAQALHATGRREEARELFERLVSLTNDVGLLAEEYEPDLGCQVGNFPQAFSHIALVNTALTLFGEDQAG encoded by the coding sequence GTGAACGCGCGCATCGAGGACTACGCACTCATCGGCGACGAGCAGACCACGGCCCTGGTCGGCCGCGACGGCTCGATCGACTGGCTGTGTCTGCCCCGATTCGACTCCGGTGCCTGCTTCGCGAAGCTGCTGGGCAACGAGGACCACGGCTACTGGAGGATCGCGCCCAAGGGCCAGGTCACCTCCACCCGCCGCGCCTACCGACCCGGCACCCTCGTCCTCGACACCGAGTGGGAGACCGCCGAGGGCGCCGTGCGCGTCACCGACCTGATGCCTCAGCGCGACCGCGCACCCGACGTCGTACGCATCGTGGCGGGCGTCAGCGGGCACGTCACCGTCCGCAGCACCCTCCGCCTGCGTTTCGACTACGGATCCATCGTGCCCTGGATGCGCCGCTCCGACGGCCAACGGGTCGCCGTCGCCGGACCGGACTCGGTGTGGCTGCGCACCGAGCCCCACGTGGACATGTGGGGCGAGGACTTCGGCACCCACTCCGAGTTCACCGTCACCAAGGGCCAGCAGGTCGCGTTCGTGCTGACCTGGCACCCCTCGCACGAGCCGCGTCCCCCGCTCATCGACCCGCACGAGACGCTGCGGGCCAGTGTCCGGGGCTGGCGGCACTGGTCCTCCCGCTGCCGCTACGACGGGCCGTACCGTGACCTCGTCGTACGGTCCCTGATCACCCTCAAGGCCCTCACCTACGCCCCGACGGGCGGGATCGTCGCCGCGGCCACCACCTCGCTGCCGGAGGAGCCGGGCGGGGTGCGCAACTGGGACTACCGCTACTGCTGGCTGCGCGACTCCACCTTCACCCTCGGCGCCCTGCTCGCGGCCGGCTACCACAGGGAGGCCGAGGCCTGGCGCGACTGGCTGCTGCGCGCGGTCGCGGGCGACCCGGCGGACCTGCAGATCATGTACGGCCTGGCCGGCGAGCGGCGGCTGCCGGAGTGGGAGTTGCCCTGGCTGCCCGGCTTCGCCGAGTCCACGCCGGTGCGGGTCGGCAACGGCGCTGTCGACCAGCTCCAGCTGGACGTGTACGGCGAGGTCATGGACTCGCTGTGGCTGGCCCGAACCGCCGGACTGCCCAACAAACCGCACATGTGGGCGATCCAGCGCTCGCTGATGGATTTCCTGAAGTCGGCCTGGCGGCAGCCCGACGAGGGTCTGTGGGAGGTGCGCGGCGGCCGGCGCCAGTTCGTGCACTCGAAGGTGATGGTGTGGGTCGCCGCCGACCGAGCCGTACGGACGCTGGAGGAACACCCGGATCTGCAGGGCGATCTGGAGGGCTGGCGGGCCATGCGCGACGAGGTGCACCGGGAGGTGTGCGAACAGGGCTACGACCACCGGCGCAACACGTTCACGCAGTACTACGGTTCACGCGAGCTGGACGCCGCCCTGCTGCTCATTCCCCGGGTCGGTTTCCTGCCGCCCGACGATCCGCGCGTGATCGGCACGGTCGACGCGATCCGGACGGGTCTGGACCACGGTGGCTTCACGCGCCGCTACGACATCGACGCGGTCGGCGTCGACGGCATGCCGGGCGGTGAGGGCGCCTTTCTGGCCTGCTCGTTCTGGCTCGCGCAGGCCCTGCATGCGACCGGCCGCAGGGAGGAGGCCCGGGAGCTGTTCGAGCGCCTGGTGAGCCTCACCAACGACGTGGGGCTGCTGGCGGAGGAGTACGAGCCGGACCTGGGCTGCCAGGTGGGCAACTTCCCGCAGGCCTTCAGCCATATCGCCCTGGTGAACACCGCGCTCACGCTGTTCGGGGAGGACCAGGCAGGATAA
- a CDS encoding helix-turn-helix domain-containing protein, protein MAETLKKGSRVTGAARDKLAADLKKKYDSGASIRALAEETGRSYGFVHRMLSESGVTLRGRGGATRGKKAASS, encoded by the coding sequence GTGGCCGAGACTCTGAAGAAGGGCAGCCGGGTGACCGGCGCCGCGCGCGACAAGCTCGCGGCAGACCTGAAGAAGAAGTACGACTCCGGTGCGAGCATCCGGGCGCTGGCCGAGGAGACCGGCCGCTCGTATGGCTTCGTACACCGGATGCTCAGCGAGTCGGGCGTCACGCTGCGTGGGCGTGGCGGAGCGACCCGGGGCAAGAAGGCCGCATCGTCCTGA
- a CDS encoding SURF1 family cytochrome oxidase biogenesis protein encodes MHRYRFLLSVQWVILTLVAIALIPTMIRLGIWQHHRYEERTSRNNLVSSALHAKPVPVEQLSSPGHAVTRTEKYRTVTATGTFDTAREEVVRRRTNSDDEVGYHVLTPFVLSDGKVLLVNRGWIPADGAQTAFPKIPAPPAGRTTVTGRLMADETTAASGIKNVKDLPDRQIMLINSAQEAHRLGARVLGGYIEQIGPQTDSPEQISDPGSEDAPLNYAYMIQWWLFAAAVPFGWWSLVRREIRDREGAEEAEPTPQTPEETAPAAV; translated from the coding sequence GTGCACCGCTACCGCTTCCTGTTGTCCGTCCAGTGGGTGATCCTCACACTCGTCGCGATCGCGCTGATCCCGACGATGATCCGGCTGGGCATCTGGCAGCACCACCGGTACGAGGAACGTACCTCCCGGAACAACCTGGTCTCCTCCGCGCTGCACGCCAAGCCGGTCCCGGTCGAGCAGCTCTCCTCCCCCGGGCACGCCGTGACCCGCACCGAGAAGTACCGCACGGTCACCGCGACCGGCACCTTCGACACCGCCAGGGAGGAAGTGGTCCGGCGCCGGACCAACTCCGACGACGAGGTCGGCTACCACGTGCTCACCCCGTTCGTCCTCAGCGACGGCAAGGTGCTGCTCGTCAACCGCGGCTGGATCCCCGCGGACGGCGCCCAGACCGCCTTCCCCAAGATCCCCGCCCCGCCGGCCGGCCGGACCACCGTCACCGGGCGGCTGATGGCCGACGAGACGACCGCGGCGAGCGGCATCAAGAACGTCAAGGACCTGCCCGACCGGCAGATCATGCTGATCAACAGCGCGCAGGAGGCCCACCGGCTCGGCGCCCGGGTGCTCGGCGGCTACATCGAGCAGATCGGGCCCCAGACCGACTCCCCGGAGCAGATCTCCGACCCGGGCAGCGAGGACGCCCCGCTGAACTACGCGTACATGATCCAGTGGTGGCTGTTCGCCGCGGCCGTCCCGTTCGGCTGGTGGTCCCTGGTCCGGCGCGAGATCCGCGACCGGGAGGGGGCCGAGGAGGCCGAGCCCACGCCGCAGACGCCCGAGGAGACGGCGCCCGCCGCCGTGTGA
- a CDS encoding TetR/AcrR family transcriptional regulator, translating into MTIEARGALSREAVLEAAARLVKEHGPDALTMRRLAAELGTAVTSIYWHVGGREALLDALVERTVAELGEIRPCAGTPEQRVVGVARALRRQLRDHPHLVALVHERGLTERMFLPAQQVLVCEAHAAGLRGARAAEFVRAVQFQVVGHVLVERNRERAPVQHPGEEELWGAETAGADPALARALARPVDTERLFVTSVRALVRSLLPQPPAMPTRPADAAG; encoded by the coding sequence ATGACGATCGAGGCGAGAGGCGCGCTGTCCCGGGAGGCGGTGCTGGAGGCCGCGGCGCGCCTGGTGAAGGAGCACGGGCCGGACGCGCTCACCATGCGCAGGCTCGCCGCCGAGCTGGGGACGGCGGTGACGTCGATCTACTGGCACGTGGGCGGCCGTGAGGCGCTGCTGGACGCCCTCGTGGAGCGGACCGTGGCCGAGCTGGGCGAGATCCGCCCGTGCGCAGGCACCCCCGAGCAGCGCGTGGTCGGCGTCGCGCGCGCCCTGCGCCGGCAACTGCGCGACCATCCGCATCTGGTGGCCCTGGTGCACGAGCGGGGGCTGACCGAGCGGATGTTCCTGCCCGCCCAGCAGGTCCTGGTGTGCGAGGCGCACGCGGCCGGGCTGCGCGGCGCCCGGGCCGCCGAGTTCGTCCGGGCCGTGCAGTTCCAGGTCGTCGGGCACGTACTGGTGGAGCGCAACCGGGAGCGAGCTCCGGTGCAGCACCCCGGCGAGGAGGAGCTGTGGGGCGCCGAGACCGCCGGGGCCGACCCGGCCCTGGCCCGTGCGCTGGCCCGCCCGGTGGACACGGAGCGGCTGTTCGTGACATCGGTACGGGCCCTGGTGCGGTCCCTGCTGCCGCAGCCCCCCGCCATGCCCACCCGCCCGGCCGACGCGGCCGGCTGA
- a CDS encoding DUF6286 domain-containing protein codes for MNEPPTTTPTLDKPPPAAQTEPRGSRRFWAARRVPAAVVAVLLVVGAGLLLYDVAAVRAHHPAMHWRRALARQLAGRQLDDAWVLAGAGAAVALGLWLIVLAATPGQRGLLPMRRPHPDVRAAIRREAAALLLRDRALDVSGVRSVRVRMRRTKAEVRAVSHFRDLDDVRADLALTLNDAIRGLGLTRAPTLSLRVARPGRKG; via the coding sequence ATGAACGAGCCGCCGACGACCACCCCGACCCTCGACAAGCCCCCGCCCGCCGCACAGACCGAACCCCGGGGCAGCCGCCGCTTCTGGGCGGCGCGCCGGGTGCCGGCCGCCGTCGTCGCCGTCCTTCTCGTGGTCGGCGCGGGCCTGCTGCTGTACGACGTCGCCGCCGTCCGTGCCCACCACCCGGCGATGCACTGGCGCCGCGCGCTGGCCCGTCAGCTGGCCGGTCGGCAGCTGGACGACGCCTGGGTGCTGGCCGGCGCGGGTGCCGCCGTCGCCCTCGGCCTGTGGCTGATCGTCCTCGCGGCCACTCCCGGCCAGCGCGGCCTGCTGCCGATGCGGCGCCCGCATCCCGATGTCCGGGCCGCGATCCGGCGCGAGGCGGCGGCGTTGCTGTTGCGCGACCGGGCCCTGGACGTGTCGGGCGTCCGCTCGGTACGGGTGCGGATGCGCCGTACGAAGGCCGAGGTCCGCGCCGTCTCGCACTTCCGCGACCTGGACGACGTACGCGCCGACCTGGCCCTCACGCTGAACGACGCGATCCGGGGTCTCGGCCTGACCAGAGCGCCCACGCTGTCGCTGCGGGTGGCCCGGCCCGGACGGAAGGGGTGA
- a CDS encoding nucleopolyhedrovirus P10 family protein, with translation MTAERWTRTVRQLAGLGRLLPLGGPRDGAWIAEGAAVAVLERAAADELPGVRLGALRLALADPDDVHEPVVPPPPGALPPGPLRVTADFAATAAEPLPAVAARLRRTLATAATRQLGLVVRAVDLRVIDVLDTAEPPRKVRPPQPAPAGEPTDPDEARAATAALSVPGVQALTASLGRGVRLEERTAGTTALPYRHARVEVATGADHRAVEVARGVRTAVREELEDRPTVAVLVTAVG, from the coding sequence ATGACGGCGGAGCGGTGGACACGGACTGTGCGGCAGCTGGCGGGGCTGGGCAGGCTGCTGCCGCTCGGCGGGCCGCGCGACGGCGCATGGATCGCGGAGGGGGCGGCCGTGGCCGTGCTGGAGCGCGCGGCGGCGGACGAGCTGCCCGGGGTGCGCCTGGGTGCGCTACGGCTCGCGCTCGCCGATCCGGACGATGTGCACGAGCCCGTCGTACCGCCCCCGCCGGGCGCGCTGCCGCCGGGTCCGCTGCGTGTGACGGCGGACTTCGCGGCGACGGCCGCCGAACCGCTGCCGGCGGTGGCGGCCCGCCTGCGGCGGACACTGGCCACGGCCGCGACCCGCCAACTCGGACTGGTGGTGCGAGCGGTGGACCTACGGGTGATCGACGTGCTGGACACGGCGGAGCCGCCCCGGAAGGTACGTCCGCCACAGCCTGCGCCCGCCGGGGAACCCACGGACCCGGACGAGGCCCGGGCGGCAACGGCTGCCCTGTCCGTCCCGGGCGTGCAGGCACTGACCGCCTCCCTCGGCCGCGGGGTGCGCCTGGAGGAACGCACGGCCGGTACGACGGCACTGCCGTACCGGCACGCACGCGTGGAGGTGGCGACCGGCGCGGACCACCGGGCCGTCGAGGTGGCCCGAGGGGTCCGCACGGCCGTACGGGAGGAACTGGAGGACAGGCCGACGGTAGCCGTGCTGGTGACAGCGGTCGGTTGA
- the amaP gene encoding alkaline shock response membrane anchor protein AmaP, with the protein MRTGRLNRVMLALVGLLLLVLGGAVLAVGLGAPVPSWWLRTGAHDVLLTRAERTRWRHTGGWWPAVLAGLAAVVLLALWWLTTVLRRRRLTEVVVDTGDGELALLHARALESALAQEAVRQEGVAHAEVVLRGRRTAPTARIWLQLEPHVDPSTALTDFTDRALTHARESARLESLPTEVRLRAVRHRAERVT; encoded by the coding sequence ATGCGTACGGGCCGCCTCAACCGCGTCATGCTGGCCCTCGTCGGCCTGCTCCTGCTCGTGCTCGGCGGGGCGGTGCTGGCCGTCGGCCTGGGCGCGCCGGTGCCCTCCTGGTGGCTCCGCACCGGCGCGCACGATGTCCTGCTGACCCGGGCCGAGCGCACCCGCTGGCGGCACACCGGCGGGTGGTGGCCGGCCGTCCTCGCCGGCCTGGCGGCGGTGGTCCTGCTCGCCCTGTGGTGGCTGACGACGGTCCTGCGCCGCCGCCGGCTGACCGAGGTCGTGGTCGACACCGGCGACGGCGAGTTGGCCCTCCTGCACGCCAGGGCCCTGGAATCGGCACTCGCCCAGGAGGCCGTCCGGCAGGAGGGCGTGGCCCACGCCGAAGTCGTCCTGCGCGGCCGCCGTACGGCACCCACGGCACGGATCTGGCTCCAACTCGAGCCACACGTGGACCCGTCGACGGCTCTGACCGACTTCACGGACCGGGCCCTGACCCATGCGCGCGAGTCGGCACGGCTGGAGTCCCTGCCGACGGAAGTACGCCTGAGGGCGGTCAGGCACCGCGCGGAAAGGGTCACTTGA
- a CDS encoding Asp23/Gls24 family envelope stress response protein produces the protein MSAETAAARPRRPPLPPGERGALRIADRVVAKIAAQAAREALPPPPADAAVPHATVVVHHDAARVRVYVELGYPCDIGAHCAAVRRQVAERVSALVDMEVPEVAVRIERLHLVPEPGAVHGRA, from the coding sequence GTGAGCGCCGAGACCGCGGCGGCGCGCCCGCGCCGTCCGCCGCTGCCGCCGGGCGAGCGGGGCGCGCTGCGGATCGCCGACCGGGTCGTGGCGAAGATCGCCGCACAGGCCGCCCGTGAGGCGCTGCCGCCCCCGCCCGCCGACGCGGCCGTCCCGCACGCCACGGTCGTCGTCCACCACGATGCCGCCCGTGTCCGCGTGTACGTCGAACTCGGCTACCCCTGCGACATCGGCGCCCACTGCGCCGCCGTGCGTCGGCAGGTCGCCGAGCGGGTAAGCGCGTTGGTGGACATGGAGGTGCCCGAGGTCGCCGTCCGCATCGAACGGCTGCATCTGGTACCGGAACCCGGCGCGGTCCACGGGAGGGCGTGA